The following is a genomic window from Streptomyces chrestomyceticus JCM 4735.
CACCGGCCGGTTGGCTCCACCGGTACAACCACCACCGGCCCCACACCGCGTGCGGCAACCAGCCGCCATTCTCACGATTGATCAACGGGCCCGGTCAGTACATCAGCGGCGGCGGGCTCGCCAGGCCGTCACGACGCTGATGGTCCCGCTGCAGATCAGGATGGCGCCGAGGACGATGTTCCAGGTGTCACCGAGCCAGATCCCGAGGGCCGTCACGGCGAGCGCGCAGAGAAGCGCGAGGGTGGAGAGTATCCGGGCGAGAAGCATGAGGAAGGGCCGCGGTAGTAGGGGGTGGTGGTGTCCCACCGGTTTCCGTCCCCAGCGACCCTAACAGTGGTACCGGGCCCCCGACGGCTACGGCCACCACGGCTCACGCCGTCACCCGGAACCGCAGCCGGCAGATCGTCGCGTCCGTCGTGCGGCGCACCGCGTGGGCGACGACCGCGCCGCGCTGGTTCTGGAGGAGGCGTTGCCAGAGGTGGGCCGGTTCGACCTCGGGGATCAGGACGGTGACCCGGGTACGGGGGTGCCGGCCGGCGAGTTCGCGTACGTACGCGGCGATCGGGCGGCCCACCGTGCGGGTGGTGGAGGGCAGTTCGAGGAGGTCGACGCCGGGGTTCCACAGTTCCCAGTCGCGGCGCAGGGACTCCGCCGCGCGGCGGTCCTCGGGCGCGGCGTACGTGACGGTGACGGCCACCACCTCGTCGCCGAGCGAGACCGCGGCGTTCAGCGCCTCGCAGGTGAGCTTGGAGAGGTGGGAGACGGGGACGACGACGAGGGAGCGGTCGCGGTGCGGCGGTTCGGGGATGCGGCCCAGGTGCAGGCGGTCCGCGATCCTGCCGTACGCCCGGTGGACCGCCTCGAAGGCGAGGACGAGGAGCGGCAGCGCGACGACGATGAGCCAGGCGCCCTCGGTGAACTTCGTCGCGGTGACGACGACGGCCGAGACGCCGGTCAGCAGCGCGCCGAAGCCGTTGAGCGCGGCCTTGCCGCGCCAGCCGGAAGAACGTTCCTGCCGCCAGTGGCGGACCATGCCGACCTGGCAGATGGTGAAACCGACGAAGACGCCGATGGCGAAGAGCGGGACGAGGGTGTTCACGTCGCCGCCGGAGAAGCCGAGGAGTACGGCGGCGACGGCGGCCAGCGCGAGGACGCCGTGCCGGTGCACCTGCCGGTCCGCCTTGAGGCCGAAGACGTGCGGCAGGTAGTTGTCGCGGGCCAGCAGGCCCATCAGGACCGGCAGCCCGCCGAAGCTGGTGTTGGCGGCGAGGGCGAGCAGGACCATCGTCGCGAACTGCACGACGTAGAAAGCCCAGTTGTGGCCGAGTGACGCGTCCGCGAGCTGCGCGAGGACGGTGACGCCTTCGACCGGCTGGAGGTGGAAGCGCCCGATGAGCACCGAGAGGCCGATCAGCATCACGCCGAGCAGGGCGCCCAGGGCGACCTCGGTGCGCTGCGCGCGCTTGGCGGCGGGCGCGCGGAAGGACGGTACGGCGTTGGCGACCGCCTCGACGCCGGTCAGGGCCGAACACCCGGCGGCGAACGCCTTGAGCAGCAGCAGCGCGCCCACCGAGGTCGCGTTGTCCGCCAGGACGGAGGCATGCCCGGTGGCCGACACCGTGGAGGCGGGCGCGTCCCGGAACAGGCCGACCGCGACGACGGTGAGGATCGACCCCACGAAGACGGCGGTGGGAAGGATGAAGGCTTTCGCCGAGTCGACGATGCCGCGCAGGTTGACCGCGGTCACCAGCACGAGCACCCCCAGGCACAGCCAGAGCCGCTGGCCGTAGAGGGCGGGGAAGGCGGAGGTGAGCGCGGCGACGCCGGCCGTCACCGACACGGCGACGTTCAGCACGTAGTCGAGGAGGAGGGAGGCCGCGGCGGCCAGGGCCGTGCGGCGCCCGAGGTGCGCCTTGGCGACGGCGTACGAACCGCCGCCGTTCGGGAAGGCCGCGATCACCTGCCGGTACGAGGCGACCAGGACGGCGAGCAGGGCGGCGATGCAGAGGGTCACCGGGAGGGTGAACCCGAGGCCGTACGCGCCGGCGGCGGCCAGGATCAGGACGACGGACTCGGGCCCGTACGCGACGGAGGCCATCGCGTCGAGGGAGAGGGCGGCGAGGCCCTGGACGGAGGTGAGACGGTGCCGGGCGTCCGGATCGGGAGCGGAGGCGGGGGCGGGAGTGGGGGCGGAACCGGAAGGGGACGGGCCGGTTGTCCGGTCCGCGGTCCGGCCCGTGGATTTCCACACCATCGACATCGTTCGCCGTACCTCCGTGCGCTGCGGGAAGAGAACCCCGGTGACGGGGCCAGCCCAGCGTGAGTGCCGGTTCGTACGGGCGCGCCGGTTCTTGGCGTGGCTTTGGCGGATGATCCGGCCTTCTTCACGCCTTCTTGATGCCCGGCGGGCGCGTACCGATGCGGATGGGTGGCCGGGGCACCGGTTGGCCGGGACATCAGGTGGCGCGGGCACCGGTACGCGTACGGCGTACGGCGGTGACCGCGTTGTCAGCGGTGCGTCAAGCAGCCGCGACGCGCCGTCAGTGTCGCGTCAATGTCCGGGCGACGTGCCCGCCACGGGCCTACCGTCACGGCCATGGAACGGAGAGGCGGTGTGACGCGCGATGGACGGCATACGCGAAGGAGGTACGCCCTTCCACCCCCGGTGCACGGCCCGACGGCGTACCGCGACCGCCGGTGGACGGCCGAACTGCGCACGTCGGCCTGCGGCACGGCCGGCGTCCTCTGCCTCATGCTCGGCGTCGACCTCGCCTGCCGCACCCTCGACCCGCTGCGCGCCGCCTGCTGGACGGCCCTCGCGCTGGTGCTCTTCGCGGCGCTCTTCCCGGCACGGGTGACGGTCGGCGCGGGCTGGCTCGCCGTACGTGGGCTGCTGCGGGAGCGCCGGGTCCGTACCGATCTGCTGGTCCTCGTCCACCGCAGCGACGGGATGGCGCCCCGGCTGGTGCTGCGCGACGCGCTGGGCGACCGCGTCGAACTGGACCCCAAGGTCCTCACCGCCGACCCGGCCCTCTGGCACCTCCTCGACACCGGCGCCCGGCTGTCCCGGGAGCGCGGGCTGCTGCGGTCGGGGAGCGAGGTGCTGCGGGTGCTGGGCGAGTGCGTCGACCGCGACGGTGCCCGGAGGATCTTCGAGGCTTCGGGGATGGAGTGACCGGCCGTCCGGTTCCCGGGGCTCATACGGACAGCAGGTCGCGGCGGCGCACCATGCGTACGCCGCACAGGTCCTCCGGGTCCTCCGCATCGTCGAAGACCGCCGTGATCAGCCACAGCACCAGGAATCCGTAACCGGCCAGCCAGCGCTTGACCAGCCGGGGGACGCGGGGCCGGGTGCCGGTCTTCTCCAGGATGACCCGCGTCCTGACCAGGAACTTGCCGACGCTCGCGCCGAGCATCCGCGTCAGCACCACGTGGTTGAGGAACGACACCCCGAGCCCGCACCCGATCGCCACCGCCCAGAACGCCCCGAACGGGCGGTCGCCGCCGACCCGGACGCCCAGGGACAGCACGCCGAGCAGGCCGGTGAGCAGCACGCTGTCGATGACGATCGCGGTGAGGCGGCGGAGGTCACCGGCGGGTTCGGGGATGTCGGGGAGGCGGTATACGGGGGGTTGGTGGGGGTACGGATGGGGGTGTGGTGGGGCATATGGGTGGGACTGGTACGGCGCATAGGGGTTGGTGGGGGCCGGGGCGGGCGGGGCGTGACGCTCGTCGTACATGAGAGCGGATCTTGCCACGGCCGCCGGGACCGCTACGAACGCGCCGCCCGGACCTCCTACGATCCGGCTGCCCGGGCCCCTTGCGCCGCGGACGGCCAGAGCAGCGCCTGGGCGACGATCACATGCCCGCCGTTGCTGGTCACGGCGGGGCCGCCGTACAACTCGTAGCCGAGGGCGAGCATCTCGCTCACCCGGTGGCAGAACGTGGCGTCGTCCGGGCCGGTCAGGACGCGGTAGACGGGCATGCCGTCCGGCGGGGTGCTCGGGGTGGGGGCGTTCATCAGGCAGCACCGCCGAAGTCGTACCGTACGCCGGTCAGCTCCTCCGACGCGTCCCACAGCCGCGCCGACGTCTCGTCGTTGCGCGTCCACGGGGCGCGGGGGGACGGCGCGGTCGCGCCGCGCAGGCCGGTGCGCGGGCCGAGGAAGGCGTCCGGCTTCATGTGCGGGGCGGTGGCGGCGCACAGCGTCGGCAGGGCGCCGGACTCGGCGGACTGGCCGATGATGCGGTTGGCCAGCGCCACGACGCGCTCGGCGCCCGTACGGCCCTCCATCCGCACGCCGGCGGTCTGCAGGTTGGTGTCGGCGTACCCGGGGTGCGCCGCGACGGCCAGGACCTGCGAACCGGCGCGTGCCAGGCGGCGCGACAGTTCGTGGACGAAGAGCAGGTTGGCGCTCTTGGAACGGGCGTAGGCGATCCAGCGACGGTAGCCGCGCTCGCTGTTGAGGTCGCCCAGGTCGACGTTGCTCAGCATGTGGAAGCCGCTGGACACGGTGACGACGCGCGCCCCGGGCGTGGCCAGCAGCTTGGGCAGGAGGAGGCCGGTGAGCGCGAAATGGCCGAGGTGGTTGGTGCCGAACTGCATCTCGAAGCCGTCGGCGGTACGGCGGTGCGGGAGCGCCATCACACCGGCGTTGTTGACGAGGAGGTCGAGACGGTCGCCGTCGAAGTCGTCCAGGCCCGCAGCGAAGGCGCGTACGGACGCCAGGTCGGCCAGGTCGAGCTGCCGGAACTCGGCCTCGGCGGCCGGTACTTCGGAGCGCAGCCGGGCGAGCGCGGCGTGCCCGCGGGCCTCGTTGCGGCAGGCCAGTACGGTACGGGCGCCACGGCGGGCCAGCTCGCGCGCGGTGATGTAGCCGATGCCGCTGTTTGCGCCGGTGACGACGGCCGAGCGGCCCGTCTGGTCGGGGATGTGGCTCGTGGTCCAACGGGTCACGCCTGCTGCGCTCCTTCGTCGGGGCGTCGGGGGCACCAGCCTACGCCCGGACCGGTGGGGATACTCCCAGGCCGGGTGGGTCGTGGGGCACGGGAGTGAGGGCGTGGGGGCTAGCTCCCGATCTCCCGCACCCGGTAGACGGGCACCGACACCGCCGGATCGTCCAGGCAGGCGCCCGTCTCCAGGTCGAAGCGCTGCTTGAGGAGGGGCGAGGCGACGAAAGGGCGGCCGTCCGCCGTGCCGGTCAGGCCGCGGGACAGCACGTACGCACCTGTGAACGGGTCACGGTTGCCGATGGCGTACGGGCGTCCCGCGCGGTCCATGAACAGCGCCACCTGCCCGCCGTCGGGGAGGAGGGCGGCGACGCCCCGGCCGGGGACGAGGGCGGAGGGGGCACAGACCGGGAACCAGGTGCGGTCCGAGTGCCGGTCCGAGGGGAGTTCGACGGCGAGAGTCATCGGGCGGCGGTCCCTTCCAGGGTGCGGGGGCGGCTGTCGGCAGCGGTACGGACCGGCAGCGTCGCTCCGGCCAGCAGGTGCAGGTCCGGCTTGATCTGGTCGCGCTCCGGGACGAAGCGGACGGCCGGGTCGGGGGCGTCCGGCGCGTTGACGAAGGAGACGAACCGGGCGAGGCGTTCCGGGTCGGCGAGGGTGTCGGCCCACTCGTCGCGGTAGGCCGTCACATGCGCGGCCATCAGGGCCTCCAGCTCGTCGCAGAGGCCGAGCGAGTCGTGCACGACCACGTCCCGTACGTGGTCGAGGCCGCCCTCGATGCGTTCCAGCCAGGCGGAGGTGCGCTCCAGGCGGTCGGCGGTGCGGATGTAGAACATCAGGAAGCGGTCGATGAGCCGGACCAGTTCGGCGTCGGAGAGGTCCTGGGCGAGCAGGTCGGCGTGGCGCGGGTCGGCGCCGCCGTTGCCGCCGACGTAGAGGTTCCAGCCGTTGGAGGTGGCGATGACGCCGAAGTCCTTGCCGCGCGCCTCGGCGCACTCGCGCGCGCAGCCGGAGACGGCCGACTTCAGTTTGTGCGGGGAGCGCAGGCCCCGGTAGCGCAGCTCCAGGTCGATGGCCATCCGGACGGAGTCCTGGACGCCGTAGCGGCACCAGGTCTGTCCGACGCACGACTTCACGGTGCGCAGCGCCTTCCCGTACGCGTGGCCGGACTCGAAGCCCGCGTCGACCAGGCGGGCCCAGATGCGCGGGAGCTGGTCGACGCGGGCGCCGAACAGGTCGATGCGCTGGCCGCCGGTGATCTTGGTGTAGAGCCCGAAGTCGCGGGCCACCTCGCCGATGACGATCAGCTTCTCCGGGGTGATCTCGCCGCCGGGGATGCGCGGGACGACCGAGTAGGAGCCGTTGCGCTGGAGGTTGGCGAGGAAGTGGTCGTTGGTGTCCTGGAGGGCGGACTGCTCGCCGTCCAGGACGTACCCGTCGGCGCCGACCGTGGGGGCGAGGCTGGCGATGATCGAAGCGACCGTCGGTTTGCAGGTCTCGCAGCCGTCGCCGCCGCGCGCCTCCTCCCGGCCGTGGCCGTCCAGCAGTGCGGCGTACGAGGTGAGGCGGCGGGTGCGGACGATCTCGTACAGCTCGGCGCGGGTGTGCGGGAAGCAGCCGCACAGGCCCTGGTCGACGGTCACGCCGCCGGCCGTCAGCTCGTCGTTGACCAGCGTGGTCAGCGCCTTGACGCAACTGCCGCAGCCGGTGCCCGCCTTGGTGCACTTCTTCACCTCGGGCACGGTGGTGCAGGAGTGCTCGGAGACCGCGGTGCGGATGGTGCTCTTGGTGACGTTGTGGCAGTTGCAGATCACCGCGTCGTCGGGGAGCGCGGCGGGGCCGAGCGCGCCGGCGGGTGCGCCGGTGCCCACGGGGAGGACGAGCTGTTCCGGGGCGACCGGCGGCACGGTGCCGGTGAGCGGGCGCAGCAGCCCGTACGACTCGGCGTCGCCGACCAGCACACCGCCGAGGAGTTCGCCGTCCGCGCCGACGACCAGCTTCTTGTAGACGCCGGAACGGGAGTCGGCGTACACGACGTCGAGACAGCCCGGGGTGGTGCCGTGCGCGTCCCCGAAGGAGGCCACGTCCACGCCGAGGAGCTTCAGCTTGGTGGAGGTGTCGGCGCCGGTGAAGGCGGGCCCGTCCCGGTCGCCGGCGATCGCGGCGGCCGCCGTCTCCGCCATCTCGTACCCGGGCGCCACCAGGCCGTACACCCTGCCGTCGGCCGCCAGCGCGCACTCGCCGATCGCGTACACGGCCGGGTCGCCGGTACGGCACCGCTCATCCACGACGATGCCGCCGCGCTCGCCCACCGCCAGCCCGCAGTCGCGGGCGAGCTGATCGCGCGGGCGCACTCCGGCCGAGAAGACCACCAGGTCGGTCTCGACGCGCGAGCCGTCGGACAGTTCCATGGCCC
Proteins encoded in this region:
- a CDS encoding APC family permease, encoding MSMVWKSTGRTADRTTGPSPSGSAPTPAPASAPDPDARHRLTSVQGLAALSLDAMASVAYGPESVVLILAAAGAYGLGFTLPVTLCIAALLAVLVASYRQVIAAFPNGGGSYAVAKAHLGRRTALAAAASLLLDYVLNVAVSVTAGVAALTSAFPALYGQRLWLCLGVLVLVTAVNLRGIVDSAKAFILPTAVFVGSILTVVAVGLFRDAPASTVSATGHASVLADNATSVGALLLLKAFAAGCSALTGVEAVANAVPSFRAPAAKRAQRTEVALGALLGVMLIGLSVLIGRFHLQPVEGVTVLAQLADASLGHNWAFYVVQFATMVLLALAANTSFGGLPVLMGLLARDNYLPHVFGLKADRQVHRHGVLALAAVAAVLLGFSGGDVNTLVPLFAIGVFVGFTICQVGMVRHWRQERSSGWRGKAALNGFGALLTGVSAVVVTATKFTEGAWLIVVALPLLVLAFEAVHRAYGRIADRLHLGRIPEPPHRDRSLVVVPVSHLSKLTCEALNAAVSLGDEVVAVTVTYAAPEDRRAAESLRRDWELWNPGVDLLELPSTTRTVGRPIAAYVRELAGRHPRTRVTVLIPEVEPAHLWQRLLQNQRGAVVAHAVRRTTDATICRLRFRVTA
- a CDS encoding RDD family protein — translated: MYDERHAPPAPAPTNPYAPYQSHPYAPPHPHPYPHQPPVYRLPDIPEPAGDLRRLTAIVIDSVLLTGLLGVLSLGVRVGGDRPFGAFWAVAIGCGLGVSFLNHVVLTRMLGASVGKFLVRTRVILEKTGTRPRVPRLVKRWLAGYGFLVLWLITAVFDDAEDPEDLCGVRMVRRRDLLSV
- a CDS encoding DUF1737 domain-containing protein codes for the protein MNAPTPSTPPDGMPVYRVLTGPDDATFCHRVSEMLALGYELYGGPAVTSNGGHVIVAQALLWPSAAQGARAAGS
- a CDS encoding oxidoreductase, whose translation is MTRWTTSHIPDQTGRSAVVTGANSGIGYITARELARRGARTVLACRNEARGHAALARLRSEVPAAEAEFRQLDLADLASVRAFAAGLDDFDGDRLDLLVNNAGVMALPHRRTADGFEMQFGTNHLGHFALTGLLLPKLLATPGARVVTVSSGFHMLSNVDLGDLNSERGYRRWIAYARSKSANLLFVHELSRRLARAGSQVLAVAAHPGYADTNLQTAGVRMEGRTGAERVVALANRIIGQSAESGALPTLCAATAPHMKPDAFLGPRTGLRGATAPSPRAPWTRNDETSARLWDASEELTGVRYDFGGAA
- the nirD gene encoding nitrite reductase small subunit NirD, yielding MTLAVELPSDRHSDRTWFPVCAPSALVPGRGVAALLPDGGQVALFMDRAGRPYAIGNRDPFTGAYVLSRGLTGTADGRPFVASPLLKQRFDLETGACLDDPAVSVPVYRVREIGS
- the nirB gene encoding nitrite reductase large subunit NirB, translating into MAATAVPTLVLIGHGMVGQRFLEALADRGVTRRSRVVVLCEEPRPAYDRVQLTSYFAGRTPDDLSLTDPGFMARHGIELHLGDPATAIDRAARTVTARSGLTVPYDTLVLATGSYPFVPPVPGADSTGCFVYRTVEDLLAIEEYAKNSRTGTVVGGGLLGLEAAGALKGLGLRTHIVEFQPRLMAVQVDEGGGSALRRTVEEMGLSVHTGVGGKEVVTGADGAVRAMELSDGSRVETDLVVFSAGVRPRDQLARDCGLAVGERGGIVVDERCRTGDPAVYAIGECALAADGRVYGLVAPGYEMAETAAAAIAGDRDGPAFTGADTSTKLKLLGVDVASFGDAHGTTPGCLDVVYADSRSGVYKKLVVGADGELLGGVLVGDAESYGLLRPLTGTVPPVAPEQLVLPVGTGAPAGALGPAALPDDAVICNCHNVTKSTIRTAVSEHSCTTVPEVKKCTKAGTGCGSCVKALTTLVNDELTAGGVTVDQGLCGCFPHTRAELYEIVRTRRLTSYAALLDGHGREEARGGDGCETCKPTVASIIASLAPTVGADGYVLDGEQSALQDTNDHFLANLQRNGSYSVVPRIPGGEITPEKLIVIGEVARDFGLYTKITGGQRIDLFGARVDQLPRIWARLVDAGFESGHAYGKALRTVKSCVGQTWCRYGVQDSVRMAIDLELRYRGLRSPHKLKSAVSGCARECAEARGKDFGVIATSNGWNLYVGGNGGADPRHADLLAQDLSDAELVRLIDRFLMFYIRTADRLERTSAWLERIEGGLDHVRDVVVHDSLGLCDELEALMAAHVTAYRDEWADTLADPERLARFVSFVNAPDAPDPAVRFVPERDQIKPDLHLLAGATLPVRTAADSRPRTLEGTAAR